One window from the genome of Spirosoma rhododendri encodes:
- a CDS encoding PorP/SprF family type IX secretion system membrane protein: MSRTVYRLVVLLLGVAAGPVLAQQEPQLSMYMYNPLYYNPAAAGSEGVSRIQLTQRTQYLGYQAIGSNDEAVQNSQVLSFNMPLAGIKSGIGIYVLNDKAGPNINQSVQASYAYRLPLKSGTLALGVQAGLYNIGFDYGLFRPEVPDPLIPSGRITQAKPDIGAGVYYNTVDYWVGLSLTHINRAQYVIGTDRSALPLNPNAYLTAGYRLGVGYDIDIQPSILVRYNTLSSARYLQATLNVVGTYANRFWAGVGYRLQESAIFTGGINFGRANALRVGYSLDLVLVSTQARSLTSHEIILGYALPAPDARKKPIVRTPRFRY, from the coding sequence ATGAGTCGCACTGTTTACCGTCTGGTTGTTTTGCTTCTAGGTGTCGCTGCTGGTCCGGTGCTGGCGCAGCAGGAACCGCAGTTGAGTATGTACATGTACAATCCGTTGTACTACAACCCGGCAGCCGCTGGGTCAGAAGGGGTATCCCGGATTCAGTTGACCCAGCGTACGCAATATCTCGGGTATCAGGCAATCGGAAGTAACGACGAAGCTGTACAGAACTCACAGGTGCTGTCGTTCAACATGCCACTGGCCGGAATCAAAAGTGGGATTGGTATCTACGTGCTGAATGATAAAGCCGGACCAAACATCAACCAATCCGTGCAGGCGTCCTACGCGTACCGATTACCGTTGAAAAGCGGTACGCTGGCACTGGGCGTACAGGCTGGGTTATACAATATTGGTTTCGACTACGGCCTGTTCCGCCCTGAAGTCCCCGATCCATTGATTCCCAGTGGTCGTATCACACAGGCGAAACCAGACATTGGCGCAGGTGTGTATTACAACACTGTCGACTATTGGGTAGGGTTGAGCCTGACGCACATCAACCGGGCGCAGTACGTTATCGGGACCGACCGGTCGGCGTTGCCTCTCAACCCGAATGCTTACCTGACAGCAGGCTATCGGTTGGGAGTTGGGTATGATATTGATATTCAGCCGTCTATCCTGGTTCGATATAACACCCTGAGCAGCGCACGGTACTTGCAGGCTACGCTGAACGTTGTCGGAACCTATGCGAATCGGTTCTGGGCGGGCGTAGGCTATCGGCTTCAGGAGTCAGCTATCTTCACGGGAGGTATCAACTTCGGGCGGGCAAATGCCCTGCGTGTGGGCTATTCACTGGATTTGGTACTGGTCAGCACACAAGCCCGCAGCCTGACCTCACACGAGATCATTTTAGGCTATGCATTGCCTGCACCCGACGCCCGCAAAAAGCCTATCGTGCGGACGCCCCGGTTCCGGTACTAA
- the porL gene encoding type IX secretion system motor protein PorL/GldL → MASAKSTNFFWDRLVPTIYSAGAAVVVLGAMAKIQHISSLGWLLTAGLITEAVIFGLYAMQSFLFPVASEGSGYAWERVYPELADDYKGEARKPAPQTNGLTGNMDQMLAQAKVTPDVFERLGTGFRSLNDTVSKLSDLTDATVATNDYARNVKSASSSIGEMNKSYGTAITAMNSMADATTDAKDYRDQFQRVTKNMGALNAVYELELQDTNKHLKAMNAFYGSMTSAMENMADASRDAQQFKGEMAKLTGNLASLNNVYGSMLTAMRGSQTM, encoded by the coding sequence ATGGCATCTGCAAAGTCCACCAATTTCTTCTGGGATCGTCTAGTACCAACTATTTATAGCGCCGGAGCTGCCGTTGTAGTACTCGGTGCAATGGCCAAGATTCAGCACATCTCATCGCTGGGCTGGCTGCTGACAGCCGGTCTGATTACCGAAGCCGTTATTTTCGGTCTGTACGCTATGCAAAGCTTCCTGTTCCCGGTAGCATCCGAGGGATCGGGTTATGCGTGGGAGCGTGTGTATCCCGAACTGGCTGACGATTACAAGGGCGAAGCCCGCAAACCGGCTCCGCAAACCAATGGTCTGACCGGCAATATGGATCAGATGCTGGCACAGGCTAAAGTTACACCCGACGTATTCGAGCGGCTGGGAACGGGCTTCCGCAGCCTGAATGATACGGTATCGAAATTGTCGGACCTGACCGACGCTACCGTGGCTACCAACGATTACGCCCGCAACGTGAAATCGGCATCGTCGTCGATTGGCGAAATGAACAAGTCATACGGTACGGCTATCACGGCAATGAACTCGATGGCTGACGCTACGACCGACGCCAAAGATTACCGCGATCAGTTCCAGCGCGTTACCAAGAACATGGGTGCGCTGAACGCCGTGTACGAACTGGAGCTTCAGGACACCAACAAGCACCTGAAAGCAATGAACGCCTTCTACGGCAGCATGACCTCGGCAATGGAAAACATGGCCGATGCAAGCCGCGATGCGCAGCAGTTCAAAGGCGAAATGGCGAAACTGACGGGCAACCTGGCTTCGCTGAACAACGTGTACGGCAGCATGCTTACCGCCATGCGGGGTAGCCAGACGATGTAG
- the porN gene encoding type IX secretion system ring subunit PorN/GldN, which produces MKKMKTMAMTAAMLAVAGSVAMAQEKASTGTNPMSVRPVNDNDIMMKKTLWRRIDLKEKQNQSMFSKNNEISKYLIEAVKAGLIDAYENDSAATKLTMDKFQKRMVMPNSQPQLSAEEIAAGFGNETTNGNSDGWGDTKKKDNKTTAKPADDGWGTPKSSAAAKAQPADDGWGAPVKKKSTVAKGKKGKTTKAAPVVEAPKDTVAAAPVFMGDEYFAKEFNIMEIKEDWIFDRKRSRLYYDIQTVTIFLPSDKNAAGVETPLATFKYKDLDKLFRSDPKKFIWYNPQNQAQHKNLADAFDLRLFYGRITKVANPGDTDLVGMYGDKEGLMKSYQTEYELMETEHGLWEY; this is translated from the coding sequence ATGAAAAAAATGAAAACGATGGCCATGACCGCTGCCATGCTGGCGGTCGCTGGGAGCGTAGCGATGGCGCAGGAGAAGGCGAGCACCGGGACAAACCCGATGTCGGTCCGGCCCGTCAACGATAATGACATCATGATGAAGAAAACTCTCTGGCGTCGGATCGACCTCAAAGAGAAGCAGAATCAGTCGATGTTTTCCAAGAATAACGAGATTTCGAAGTATCTGATCGAAGCGGTGAAAGCTGGTCTGATCGATGCGTATGAGAATGATTCGGCGGCTACCAAACTGACGATGGACAAGTTCCAGAAGCGGATGGTGATGCCAAACTCGCAGCCTCAACTGTCGGCCGAGGAGATCGCGGCTGGTTTTGGTAACGAAACCACCAATGGTAACTCGGATGGCTGGGGCGATACGAAAAAGAAAGATAATAAGACAACGGCAAAACCAGCTGACGATGGCTGGGGAACGCCTAAATCGTCGGCGGCTGCCAAAGCGCAACCGGCTGATGATGGCTGGGGTGCACCGGTAAAGAAAAAGTCGACGGTTGCTAAAGGCAAGAAGGGAAAGACCACGAAAGCGGCCCCAGTTGTCGAAGCACCGAAAGATACGGTAGCGGCTGCTCCAGTTTTCATGGGTGATGAGTACTTCGCTAAGGAGTTCAACATCATGGAAATCAAAGAAGACTGGATCTTTGACCGGAAGCGTTCACGTTTGTACTACGACATTCAGACGGTAACGATCTTCCTGCCTTCAGACAAGAACGCAGCTGGTGTAGAAACACCACTGGCAACGTTCAAGTACAAAGATCTGGACAAGCTGTTCCGTTCGGACCCGAAGAAATTTATCTGGTACAACCCGCAGAACCAGGCTCAGCACAAGAATCTGGCTGATGCCTTCGACCTGCGCCTGTTCTACGGTCGGATCACGAAAGTAGCCAACCCCGGCGACACGGATCTGGTGGGTATGTACGGCGACAAAGAGGGTCTGATGAAATCGTACCAGACGGAATACGAACTGATGGAAACCGAGCACGGTCTCTGGGAATACTAA
- the sucD gene encoding succinate--CoA ligase subunit alpha: MSVLVNKDSKVIVQGFTGSEGSFHAQQMIEYGTNVVGGVTPGKGGQTHLDRPVFNTVRQAVEEAGADTSIIFVPPAFAADAIMEAADAGIKVIICITEGIPTADMVAVKHYLSDINKDVRLIGPNCPGVMTAEECKVGIMPGFIFKKGTIGIVSKSGTLTYEAVDQLTKAGLGQSTAIGIGGDPIIGTTTKQAVELLMNDPDTEAIVMIGEIGGGMEAEAAHWIKADGNRKPVVGFIAGQTAPKGRRMGHAGAIVGGADDTAAAKMAIMRECGIHVVESPALIGDTMLKALGKN, translated from the coding sequence ATGAGTGTTTTAGTTAACAAAGACTCCAAAGTAATCGTCCAGGGTTTCACTGGTTCGGAAGGCAGCTTTCACGCCCAGCAAATGATCGAATACGGTACCAACGTGGTTGGTGGCGTAACCCCCGGTAAAGGGGGCCAGACTCACCTCGACCGCCCCGTTTTCAACACGGTTCGTCAGGCCGTGGAAGAGGCTGGTGCCGATACGTCGATCATTTTCGTGCCACCCGCGTTTGCCGCCGACGCTATCATGGAAGCCGCTGATGCGGGCATCAAGGTCATCATCTGTATTACGGAAGGCATTCCAACGGCAGACATGGTAGCCGTCAAGCACTACCTGTCTGACATCAACAAGGATGTCCGGCTGATCGGGCCAAACTGCCCCGGCGTGATGACCGCCGAAGAGTGTAAAGTTGGTATCATGCCGGGCTTTATTTTCAAGAAAGGCACCATCGGTATCGTGTCGAAGTCGGGTACGCTGACGTACGAAGCCGTCGATCAGCTCACCAAAGCCGGTCTGGGTCAGAGCACAGCCATCGGTATTGGCGGTGACCCGATCATCGGCACTACGACCAAGCAGGCCGTTGAGCTGCTTATGAACGACCCCGACACCGAAGCCATCGTAATGATCGGTGAAATCGGTGGTGGTATGGAAGCCGAAGCCGCTCACTGGATCAAAGCCGACGGCAACCGCAAGCCCGTCGTTGGTTTCATCGCCGGTCAAACCGCTCCCAAAGGACGTCGGATGGGCCACGCTGGTGCAATCGTTGGTGGTGCTGATGATACGGCCGCTGCTAAAATGGCGATCATGCGCGAGTGCGGTATCCACGTTGTTGAATCACCAGCCCTCATCGGCGACACGATGCTGAAGGCACTGGGGAAAAATTAA
- a CDS encoding uroporphyrinogen-III synthase has product MNETHTEPTQNRATKVSRLLVSQSRPVDEKSPYFDLASKYDIQVEFRPFIQIQGISFKDFRKQKVNILDHTAIIFTSRNAIDHFFRLCQEGRVEVPADMKYFCISEQTANYLQKYIVIRKRKIFTGTKTAAELFDLIKKHKSEKFLFPCSNIRRNDIPEFMDTSGLHFTEAVIYETVATDLTDLDIHSFDIIAFFSPSGIASLLSNFPDFEQNGTRMAAFGPTTAKAITEAGLHLDIEAPLPNAPSMTGALELYIKKVNG; this is encoded by the coding sequence ATGAACGAGACCCATACCGAACCAACCCAGAACCGGGCGACGAAGGTCAGCCGGCTGTTAGTATCTCAATCGCGACCTGTCGACGAAAAATCCCCTTACTTCGATCTGGCTTCAAAGTATGATATTCAGGTCGAGTTCCGGCCGTTTATTCAGATTCAGGGCATTTCTTTCAAGGATTTCCGCAAGCAGAAGGTCAACATTCTGGATCATACGGCCATCATCTTTACCAGCCGTAACGCCATCGATCATTTCTTTCGGCTGTGTCAGGAAGGGCGGGTTGAGGTGCCGGCGGACATGAAGTACTTCTGTATCTCTGAGCAAACGGCCAACTACCTTCAGAAATACATCGTCATCAGGAAACGGAAGATTTTCACCGGTACCAAGACGGCCGCTGAACTGTTCGACCTGATCAAGAAACACAAGAGCGAGAAGTTTCTATTTCCCTGTTCCAACATTCGGCGCAACGATATTCCCGAATTCATGGACACCAGCGGCCTACATTTCACCGAAGCAGTGATCTACGAAACCGTTGCCACGGACCTGACGGATCTGGATATTCACTCGTTTGATATCATCGCTTTCTTCAGCCCATCGGGTATTGCGTCGCTGCTGTCGAACTTCCCGGATTTTGAGCAAAACGGCACCCGGATGGCGGCTTTCGGCCCTACCACGGCCAAGGCGATCACCGAAGCCGGGCTGCATCTGGATATCGAAGCGCCGTTGCCTAACGCCCCCTCGATGACCGGTGCGCTGGAGCTATACATTAAAAAAGTAAACGGTTAA
- the porM gene encoding type IX secretion system motor protein PorM/GldM: protein MAGTKETPRQKMIGMMYLVLTALLALQVTSAILDKFVLLNNSLEQSTSAASKVNQSTIDNIRATVEKSGNRATDLAIVKQAEDVRKQTADVIGQIDALKQRIITEAGGGTDEAGNIRNLSEEEKVAQMMVGPNHNGEAYKLKKQLDDYTAGLAKYSNAKYPSLALDGKDDPISSRSPEQRTKDFGELNFAQTPVPAALAVLSQRQTDVRRIEGEVLDVLASKVGAQDVKFDKILAMLSMESKVVVAGTKFKGQMFLAASSSGIQPRMSLNGGPVRMQDGQGIIEFTAQGGSYDKNGLARRTLTGAISYQTANGLKTVPLSAEYFVAKPSYQVETGTMPPLYLGCANKLSIQSPQLGALWNPNFSADGAQVIQSGEKGKITVVPSSAQVALNISNSGSLLGTERFRVNRVPKPTLEFYVGGTKVGDPRGVPAGQARSVRVNAVSDESFRNYSPDDANFRVTGITVILARGTRKVGQVNLGPGGGSLGAMAADIQPGDRLSIQVDGVQRRNFKGDISEVSIGNPQQSVPLY, encoded by the coding sequence ATGGCAGGCACAAAAGAGACACCCCGTCAGAAAATGATCGGGATGATGTATCTGGTACTGACCGCGCTGCTGGCCCTTCAGGTCACCTCGGCCATTCTGGATAAATTCGTACTGTTAAACAACAGCCTGGAACAATCGACGTCGGCCGCTAGTAAAGTCAATCAGTCTACGATCGATAACATTCGGGCAACGGTTGAAAAGTCGGGTAACCGCGCTACCGATCTTGCTATCGTGAAGCAAGCGGAAGACGTACGTAAGCAAACGGCCGACGTGATCGGGCAGATCGATGCGCTAAAGCAGCGAATCATCACGGAAGCGGGTGGCGGTACCGACGAAGCTGGTAACATCCGTAACCTGAGCGAAGAAGAAAAAGTAGCGCAGATGATGGTTGGTCCCAACCACAACGGCGAAGCTTACAAACTGAAGAAGCAGCTTGACGATTACACGGCCGGGCTGGCGAAATATTCTAACGCGAAATACCCGTCGCTGGCACTAGATGGCAAGGACGATCCGATTTCGAGCCGGTCGCCGGAGCAGCGGACGAAAGACTTTGGTGAGTTGAACTTTGCCCAGACACCCGTACCGGCAGCATTGGCCGTACTGAGTCAGCGGCAAACCGACGTGCGCCGGATCGAAGGCGAAGTACTCGATGTGCTGGCCAGCAAAGTTGGTGCGCAGGACGTGAAATTCGACAAAATTCTGGCCATGCTGAGCATGGAATCGAAGGTGGTGGTTGCCGGTACGAAGTTCAAAGGACAGATGTTCCTGGCTGCGTCGTCGTCGGGTATTCAGCCCCGCATGAGCCTGAACGGTGGCCCCGTTCGGATGCAGGATGGTCAGGGTATCATCGAATTCACCGCACAGGGTGGCTCGTATGACAAGAATGGGCTTGCTCGCCGTACGCTGACCGGTGCGATTTCGTATCAGACCGCCAACGGCCTGAAGACGGTTCCTCTGTCGGCAGAGTACTTCGTAGCAAAACCATCGTATCAGGTAGAAACGGGTACTATGCCCCCGCTGTATCTGGGTTGTGCCAACAAACTGAGCATTCAAAGCCCACAATTGGGTGCCCTCTGGAATCCGAATTTCTCGGCAGATGGAGCGCAGGTTATTCAGTCGGGTGAGAAAGGTAAGATCACGGTGGTACCAAGTTCAGCGCAGGTTGCCCTGAACATCAGCAACAGCGGTAGCCTGCTGGGTACCGAGCGGTTCCGGGTAAACCGGGTGCCGAAGCCAACGCTGGAGTTTTACGTTGGTGGTACGAAAGTCGGTGACCCACGTGGTGTACCGGCTGGTCAGGCGCGCAGCGTACGGGTGAATGCCGTATCTGACGAGAGTTTCCGCAACTACTCGCCGGATGACGCTAACTTCCGGGTGACGGGTATCACAGTCATTCTGGCTCGTGGCACGCGTAAGGTTGGTCAGGTAAATCTTGGCCCCGGTGGCGGTTCGCTGGGTGCAATGGCTGCCGATATTCAGCCGGGCGACCGGTTATCTATTCAGGTCGATGGAGTACAGCGCCGGAACTTCAAGGGCGACATCAGCGAGGTATCGATTGGCAATCCACAACAAAGTGTACCGCTGTATTAA
- a CDS encoding DUF4271 domain-containing protein produces the protein MLFALFFHSLIHSFTHSAFAQPRSEGIGPNGQYYPVHSFQDDFQVFDAATQAYVPYIPELHATQTALSAYVDLESNRHYKLLLTTQEDGYLFINAALRRNLRAGTWQVLDIDSLFRVYRRPEIFLTLYGSPGVAGKQLYIAYPRSAAQKTIVLRDDNLSVRPRPIPIYSNFLSLGLLIVLAFFAFLFSFHNRAFSRFFSLRDLLSVRAQEESFLISRPLSSVNLLFTLGLSLLVAYLMMLVQSHNVDVFSGRVLLPMLTQWGGIGTEYVLLTGLSFAVLIGKYLLVEIVSGLYKLQDISNVHFFKILQSSLLFFTGLALAMLIVSYNIDLNSWSENAVLFPLIGFYTVRIALLYAVVRAGEPIKNLYLFSYLCIVELIPLIIGLRLIL, from the coding sequence TTGCTCTTTGCTCTATTCTTTCATTCGCTCATTCACTCATTCACTCATTCAGCTTTTGCTCAGCCTCGAAGCGAAGGGATTGGCCCAAACGGGCAGTATTATCCGGTCCACTCGTTTCAGGATGATTTTCAGGTATTCGATGCCGCCACGCAGGCATACGTACCGTACATTCCGGAACTCCACGCGACGCAGACAGCCCTAAGCGCGTACGTCGACCTGGAAAGCAACCGTCATTACAAACTGCTGCTGACCACGCAGGAAGACGGCTATCTCTTTATCAATGCCGCGCTGCGCAGGAACCTGCGGGCCGGTACGTGGCAGGTGCTCGACATCGACAGCCTGTTCCGGGTCTACCGGCGTCCCGAAATCTTCCTGACGCTCTACGGTTCGCCCGGTGTGGCCGGTAAGCAGCTCTACATTGCTTACCCCCGTTCGGCCGCCCAGAAAACAATCGTACTGCGCGACGATAACCTGAGCGTTCGGCCCCGGCCCATTCCCATTTACAGCAATTTTCTTAGCCTCGGGCTACTGATCGTGCTGGCTTTCTTCGCGTTTCTGTTCTCGTTTCACAACAGGGCGTTCAGCCGGTTCTTCAGCCTGCGTGATCTGCTGTCAGTACGGGCGCAGGAGGAATCGTTTTTAATCAGTCGCCCACTAAGCAGTGTCAACCTGTTGTTCACGCTGGGACTGAGTCTGTTGGTCGCTTACCTGATGATGCTCGTGCAGAGCCACAACGTCGACGTGTTTTCGGGGCGGGTTCTGCTGCCCATGCTGACACAGTGGGGGGGCATCGGCACCGAATACGTCTTGCTGACGGGGCTTTCGTTTGCTGTGCTGATCGGCAAATACCTGCTGGTCGAAATCGTCAGCGGCCTCTACAAACTTCAGGATATCAGCAACGTCCATTTCTTCAAAATTCTCCAGTCGTCGCTCTTATTTTTCACGGGGCTGGCGTTGGCAATGCTGATTGTTTCTTACAATATCGACCTGAATAGCTGGTCTGAAAATGCGGTGTTGTTCCCTCTCATCGGTTTCTACACAGTGCGAATTGCGCTGCTTTACGCGGTGGTACGGGCGGGCGAGCCTATCAAGAATCTGTATTTATTTTCGTACCTTTGCATCGTCGAACTGATACCACTTATCATCGGATTACGCTTGATTCTCTGA